CCACGCCTTTCACCTGTACACCACCATGCGTTGGAATAGACCACATCATAGGAAGTTCCCTCAATTGCCCTCACCAACGTTTCGAGATGATCAGGATAATAGACATCATCATCATCCAGGTAGGCGATATACCTGCCCCTGGCTTTCTTTATCCCTTCGTTAAGTGCGGCGGAAAGTCCTTTATTGACCGTGAATTTGTAATAACGTATGTTTCGGGACCCAAAGGAGTCGATAACGAGCTTCGCATTATCATCTCCTCCATCATTAATCACTATCAGTTCAATATCCTTATATGTCTGGCTCATTACACTTCGAATGCCTTCCCCGATGGAGGTCGACCTCCTGTAAGTGGGCATAATGACCGATACGGTACATGACGAGTCTGCCGTTTGCAGGCATGTTCTCCCGCAATGGGTCGATGCAAGCCCTTTGACGATTTCAAATATCTCTGCCTGCTCCGGATTCTGCCTCAATGATTCGGAAAGACACATAAATGCAAGTCTCGGTTTTGAGCTGTCCAGATATATCCTTCCTATGTCGCTCAAATACTTCCATCTTTCTTCCCCATAAAGACTTTTCAGCTTCAGGTAAACCAGGTGGTCGTCTTGATCAGCTTTTGCCTCCTGCTTCATTCTGAGGCTGTTCTCGTAATATGCGATGAATGCGGAACGCGCCGATTTATCGGATGGATCATGAAGGCACGTCTGTTTGAGCAGACTATGGTCAATCGAAGAGCTCATTTATCTCACACCTGCCTGCTTCAGAATATTAATTCGCCCCATCTCGTCCCATGGTAGAGTTTACATGCGGTCCAGGTTGTCCCCCGTCCCCCTGTTCCGCCCGCGGAAAGAGGACTTTCTCGACGGGTCCCAATCGCCCGAATTTCCTTTCCTTTTCTTTCAGTTCAAGGCTTTCCAAAAGTCTTTGGGCATGAATCGCCTGACCTTCGGAGATAGAGTTCAACGTTCCACATACAGGGCACCTG
This DNA window, taken from Syntrophorhabdaceae bacterium, encodes the following:
- a CDS encoding glycosyltransferase; amino-acid sequence: MSSSIDHSLLKQTCLHDPSDKSARSAFIAYYENSLRMKQEAKADQDDHLVYLKLKSLYGEERWKYLSDIGRIYLDSSKPRLAFMCLSESLRQNPEQAEIFEIVKGLASTHCGRTCLQTADSSCTVSVIMPTYRRSTSIGEGIRSVMSQTYKDIELIVINDGGDDNAKLVIDSFGSRNIRYYKFTVNKGLSAALNEGIKKARGRYIAYLDDDDVYYPDHLETLVRAIEGTSYDVVYSNAWWCTGERRGSDFIEASRSLYGIRPEKYAKNSLFRNNYISTLNMLHKRDCFIATGLFNEELIQLMDWDMWMRFAGKYRFLQVNKVTGEYRWHKDNMTRRNYLENTFLTTLVRSYHEFACGKIGLLKGYLHNGDLTAVKRLYDRLLNEYDSGPRSSASAAELFSISEHLSQRAWPPKILRDYFEYDSRRCVAQLLKKGSTGGLLAVSDLMVSHAFKRIKRMSCKAFPAGR